TCGAGTTCGATCCCCGGTACAACAATGATCAGACCGCGTCCCGCGTCGCCATGGCCCATCTCCAGGATGTCGCGGCGGAAATTGAAAATGCCATGCAAGACCGCGCGGCGAGGATCGTCGAGATCGGCTGCGGCAGGGGCGAGTTGCTCGCCTTGCTCAACCGGAGCGGCTATTCTAATTTGCAGGGATACGATCCTGCGGCGCCGGACAACGCGGATGCATTCATACAGCGCAGATACTGGACGCATTCCGGGAAGCCGGAAATGGATGTGCTGATCCTGCGCCATACACTGGAAGAGATTCCGCAACTGGAAGATTTTGTGCGCGCTGCCAGCGCTGCGCTTGTCGATCGCGGACTGGTGTATTGCGAGATCACCAACGCTTCCCGGCTGATGCGTGACCGCGACATCTTTTCCCTGTATCCGGAATATTCGAATCTGTTTACGGTGTCGTCGCTGTCCCGTCTTCTTGGCAAGCATGGGATCTCGATCGAGCGAGTGAGCGACTATTACGATGGGGAGTGGCTGAGTATCTGGGGCAGGAAAAACAGTGCGGCCTGGATGTTCGATGGGCAGGAACTGCTGGAACAAGTGAGGCATAAAATATCCGCGCTGCCGCAGCCCATAGTCCTGTGGGGCGTCGGCGGACGTGGGGGCGACTTTCTTGGCTTCTGTCAGGCGGATCTGTCTTTGATCCCGTTTGTTGTGGACATGAGCCAGGCGAAGCAGGGTTCATTCGTGCCGCCGTTCGGACAGGAGATTGTTGCACCGGACAGGCTGGCGGACATTGCGCCGGGAACCATCCTGGTCTCCAGCAGAAAATACAAGAACGAGGTTGCGGCCATCGCGCCTGCGAACTGCCTGGTCATGTCCATAGATGAACTCTGTGTGGCGAGGTGACTCGTTGCGTAGCCATCATGGGTATAATCGCTTTCTGAAAATTTTGGCTTGTAACTACGGAAAAACAACATGACATTCCAGGATGAAGTGACAGCGCGTATCGGCCAGAACGGCGCGAATCAGGACTTAAAGCAGGCTTCTGAGCGTTTCATGCTCGAATCCATCAAGGCCCAATACTCCTACAACTTTGCCTGGCTAGGGCGTCCCATCATCCAGTATCCGCAGGATATGGTTGCCATGCAGGAGCTGATCTGGGCGGTCAAGCCGGATCTCATCATTGAAACCGGAATCGCCCACGGCGGCTCACTCATCCTGAGCGCTTCCATGCTGGCCTTGCTCGATTATTGCGATGCGGTGGAGAACAGGCAGGTGCTCGACCCTGCCAGGCCGCAGCGCAGGGTGATCGGACTCGATATTGACATCCGCGCCCACAATCGCACCGCCATCGAAGCCCATCCGATGGCCAATCGCATAGACATGATCCAGGGCTCGTCCATCGCGCCGGAGATCGTTGCGCGAGTGCATGAGATGGCGAAGGGATGTCGGCGCGTTCTCGTATGCCTCGATTCAAACCACACGTACCAGCATGCGCTGGCGGAACTCGATGCTTATGCCTCGCTGGTAAGCATCGGAAGTTATTGTGTCGTGTTCGATACCGTGATCGAAGACCTGCCGGAGGATATGTATCCGGACCGGCCATGGGGCAAGGGAGATAATCCCAAGACGGCCGTGCATGAATATCTAAAGACGCACCCCGAATTCGAGATCGACAAGAGTATCGAAGACAAGATCATGGCCAGCGTCGCACCCGATGGTTATCTCAGGCGCATACGCTGACGACTTATTCCTGTGAAGCAAGGAATAAGTTCTGGCGATTATTCCGATTCAGGATTTGAACCGTATTCTGACTGGCCGGTTTATTTTTTCTGCATCTGGCCGACAAATATGACCAGCGAGAAATTACGCTGCAATTCCTTGCTGTAATAGTTCGTCATGTTGACCCCTTTGCTGTAAGCCACGCGGTCTCCGGGTTTCAAGTCATCAATCTTGGGGCCAGCCAGCCAGATCAGCCCCTCATATCGGTTGTCTACCCTGACGTAGGTGTAGGCTTGCGTCTGGAGCACTGCCCTAGCTACGCCTTCATTGGGTAACTGCGCTTTCTTCGCCTCGCGTTCGGCGATGCGTATTTTTGCCGCTGCGGCTTCCTCCTTGCTGCCCCAATAACCTATCCCGCCTTTCGCGTCGCGGTCGGCATAAACCACGCTGGAAATGTAACCGTCACGATTGGTGCCGCCGATGATATACAGCCGTTCATTGTCATCCAGTACGCTGAAGAAGGCGCGTGGCTGGTCGAGATGGGCGATGATTTGCCACGGTGCGAGTTGCCCATCATTCTGGTTGACCGAGGTGAGCTCTATGCTATCCAGATATTCCGCGCCGGAGATACCGCCGATGGCATACATATAATCGCCGTAAGAGGCAGTGGAAAGCGCATAGCGCCCTTGTTGCATCGGTGTTGCCGCCTGCCATTTTTGCAGAGTGGCATCCTGTGTCGGCTTCGACCATTCCACATCGGTGATGCCGATGCCCTTGCCCTGATCGTGACCGCCGACCACGAAAAACACATCGCCTTCCTTTTTTACGCTGTTGACGTAGCGCTGCATGGTCATCACGTTGGGCTCAAGCTTCCACTCACCCAGGCTGCCGTCGGGCTGGAATTCGGCGGACTCCACGCTGTCCAGCAATACGCCGCCGAACCCGCCAAATGTATAGACCGCCTTGTCGGTGGCGATGAGCTTGCTGCAACGGCGGGCGACTACCATGCCGTTTTTCTCGGCCTCCCAATTTCCTATCGTGCCATCCGGCTGGATGCGTGCGCGTTCCACCGATTTCAGCAAATGATGTCCGAAATCTCCATTGCCGCCGCCGACCACATAGACATAATCGCCATGCACGATCGCATCAAAGAAGCCGCGCTCTTCATTCAGCTTGGGGCCGGGTTGCCACGGGCCGAGACTTCCATCCTTGTGAATTTGTGCGTACTCGGTGGTCTTCAGGAAATTGTCGCGGCCTGTGCCGCCTACCCCGCCGACCAGATAAAGTTTGTCTTTTATGCGGAACGATGCCGTGCCTGCGCGCGGCATGTTGATCGAGGCGGTCTCTTTCCAATCGGGTATCCACACGCGGCTTGCGCAACCGGACAGCGAGAGCAATGCGGCAACAAACAGGATTCTTATAGTGGCGCTCATATTCATTTCCTTGTGAGATGCATCAATCGGGTAAGGGGTGGAAGGCCTTGGCTACATAAGCAACTATGGCGGATATTTCATCTTCGTTCAACACGGATTTCCATGCGGGCATGGACGTTCCTGGCAGCCCTTCGTGTATGGTCGCAGACAAGCGCGTGCGCGTCATGGTTTCCATGAATGCGGGGTCGCGCAGATTGCGCGGATGCGGCTGGAGAAAGCTGCCTATCCAGTTTTTGCCGGTGCCATCGGCGGCATGGCAGAACGCGCAATTGCCCTGGAATAATTTCTCCCCATTGCGTTCCTGCTCGGTCAAGTCCGCGATTTTGGGTGCGACCTCGTGCAGCAGATAGGGGCTGGCGCTGCTCATGGCGTCGAGTGTGGGCGGCGGGGCGGACGGGGAATAATTATTGCGCGGATAGGACAGCGGGGTCGCCTCCCATGCGGCTTCGTTGTGGCCGCCGCGATCATGGCAGATCACGCAACTGGCCAGGAACAAGCGTTTGCCGCGCGCCTGTTCTGCGCTTAATTCTTCCCAGGGGCGGTTGGAAGGAATTTCGCCCGTGGCGAACGGAAATGCTGCCTGATAACGCTGGTGATTCGGCCAGCCGTTCTCCGGTGTGTGGTAATAGGTGTTGGGTGCTTTGCGTTGTACGAATTCATCCACCACGAAGGCGGCGAGCAATTCCATATCCTTGTCAGACAGGACGCTGCGGAACGGCTGCATGGCTGTGCCGGGCTTGCCGTTGCGCAGCACCGAGACGACATATTCCGGCGTGATCCGGGCCGGGTCGGCGCGGGTGAAATCTACCGGCTTGGGATTGAGAAAGCTGGCCGCCACGGTCTTGGCGTTGCCGGAATAGCCGTGGCAAAAGTAGCAGCGAAAATTGTATATCTTGCGCCCGGCTTCAAGCTGCTCATTGCCGGATTTTGCAGGGGGCAAGTCCGCAGCACGAGTAGCCGGGCTGAAGACACCTATGCTGAGCACGAGAATGATAAACCGCCAGGTATGAATAATTTTTTTCATAAGTCTGGTTAGTCGCTCATTTCAGGCACAGGTTCAACGCGAATATGATCGGGCGCAAGCCCATTCTGATGGCGTTGCCACATCTGGACATAAGCGTCTTCGATGTGTTTGGTAAAAAGCTGCGTGTCGAATAAAGGGCATGTGTTCCGGCTTGCCATGAGCCTCTTCTTGAGCGCGGCAAGCTCAGCGGAATGCGTAGCCAGATGCAATGCCCGCTTTTCATATTCCGCATGGCTGCGCATGACCAGTTCGGGCAGGCCGACGGCATTGAGCAGGCTGGCTGCGACCCGGCCGGCAAAGGTCTCTCCGAGGCAGGTCAGCACCGGCAATCCGGCCCACAGCGCATCGCTGGTGGTGGTGTGGGCATTGCAATAAAACGTATCCAGGAATAGATCTGCCAACTGGTGGCGCGCAAGGTGTTCAGGCAACTCCAAACGTTGGGCGAAGACCAGGCGCTCCGGAGATATTTTCCGATTTGCAGCTTCGCGTCGCAGATTTTTTGCCGCACCGGCATCGCCCTCAAACAGCCACAGGACGCTGTCCGGCACTTGCTGCAACAGCCGCATCCAGATGTCGAACAAGTCGGGCGTGATCTTGAAGTTGTTGTTGAAGCAGCAAAACACAAAGCCATTTTCGGGGAGGCCAACTTCTTTGCGCGTAAACACGCGTTCTGCAATCGCCCTTTTGGTGTCATTGACCTGATAGGAGTGTGGCAAGCAGGCTATTTTCTCGCTGTAATATTGCCGATGGCTTTCCGGGATTACTGTGCCATCCGCAATCAGGTAATCAATATAGTCCGCTCCCATCGTGCCGGGATAGCCCAGATAGCTAACCTGGATGGATGCGGGCCTGTGCGCGAAAATACCGGTTCTGGCTTCGGTTGTATAGCCTTTGAGGTCTATCGCAATATCTATTTCCATGCGCCGTGAGAGCAACGCAATATCGTGATCGGATTGGTCGCCGACGTCGAGCAGGCGGTCGAATGCGGCGGTCAGGCGCTGTCGCATGGCGTCGTTGGGCGAGCGTTGGCAGGAGAAACCGATTACCTCGAAACGCGAGCGATCATGCCGTTCGAACAGCTCCGCGATCAGGTATGCCGTCGCGTGATTGTGGAAGTCGGAGGAGTAATAGCCGATGCGAATTTTGTCGTGGGAATATCGCGTACTCGAACTCAGGGGAGCGAGTGCGGGAAATTTTTGCCGGGTATAGATTTCTGCGCATTTGCGTTGCTGCGATGGTGAAAACGGCGGCGCCAGCAGGGTGAAGGGGTGGGCGGCCATTCTTCCTGCGCTTATCTCGCTCCCGATGGACTGGACCAGTTTGTCCAGATCGCTCCAGGAGCAGAGTTGCATTTTTGTGTGCAGGATGGCTCCGCCAACGAGGGGGTAATCGGGTTTCAGCCTCAAGGCTTGCGCATAGCCGTTTATTGCTTCTTCGTAGCGCCTTAGTTCCTGCAAGGAATTGGCGCGGTTGTTGTGGGCCTGAGCGTAATTCGGATTAAGTGCCAGAGCCCGGCTATAGCTGGCAATCGCTTCATTGTGGCGGCGCAGGCATTGCAGCGTGTTGCCGCGATTGTTGTGCGCCAGAGCGAAGTCGGGCTTGAGCGCCAATGCCCGGTCAAAACGGGCCAACGCTTCGGTAAAGCGCATGAGTCTGGCAAGCACGATTCCCTGATCGTTAAGCGCTTCGGCAAAATCGGGCCTGATTTCCAGCGCACGGTTTAAAGCGACCAATGCCTCGCCTGGTCTGCCTGTCTGGCTTAGTGCCTGCGCTTGGGCAAGTAGACTGGTTGCCTGGAAGTGGCGGCGGTCATTGGTTTTTTTCAAGACTGAGGAATCTTCCTAAAATATTCCGCCGGGTGGCATATTGCAGGCGCAGCCCCAGAGCCGGAAAACTCATGAGGCTGCGATGGGGCAAATTGTCAGGTTAACCTTTATCGCGCAGTAGATGCGGAGGCCACCCGTGCGTAGCATAAAAAACTTCAAGCCACGGGTGATCGTCGGCTTGAGTCCGTTAGTTTTTCGCTTGAACGAAAGTCTGGAACACAAACTCTGCGACATTGGCGATTTCCTGCTCGGAAAGCACCTTGCCCCATGCCGGCATGACGGTGCCCGGTTTGCCCGTGGTGATTACAGAAAAAAGCGTAGGACGATTGAGGTTGGTATGCGAATAAGCGTCATGAAAATTACGCGGGCTCGGATTCAGGAAGAAGGCGCGCGGACCTTCCCCGTTGCCCAGTTTGCCGTGACATGTGGCGCAGTTGCCCATGAAAAACTTCTCGCCGCGCTTGATGTCGCCGACCAGTCCTTTGGGCAAGGGCAGGCTCATGTCCGCTTGGGCCGAGGCGCTTTTGGCGGCGGGGAGTGGAGCATTTTGCTGCGGGCTGGGGCTGGCGGGTTGTGCAGCAGTCGGGGGGGATTTGTCCTGATCGCGTTCGGCGAGGGCCGGTAGCAGCACTCTGCGGATGTAATCCACAGACGCACTCATTTGATCCGC
This DNA window, taken from Gammaproteobacteria bacterium, encodes the following:
- a CDS encoding methyltransferase domain-containing protein; this encodes MESKCNVCGSPSPVFLKLGAVPPIQNRFCATGEQARQFPATGASYAWCETCQHISISKDRQVEFDPRYNNDQTASRVAMAHLQDVAAEIENAMQDRAARIVEIGCGRGELLALLNRSGYSNLQGYDPAAPDNADAFIQRRYWTHSGKPEMDVLILRHTLEEIPQLEDFVRAASAALVDRGLVYCEITNASRLMRDRDIFSLYPEYSNLFTVSSLSRLLGKHGISIERVSDYYDGEWLSIWGRKNSAAWMFDGQELLEQVRHKISALPQPIVLWGVGGRGGDFLGFCQADLSLIPFVVDMSQAKQGSFVPPFGQEIVAPDRLADIAPGTILVSSRKYKNEVAAIAPANCLVMSIDELCVAR
- a CDS encoding cephalosporin hydroxylase family protein, which encodes MTFQDEVTARIGQNGANQDLKQASERFMLESIKAQYSYNFAWLGRPIIQYPQDMVAMQELIWAVKPDLIIETGIAHGGSLILSASMLALLDYCDAVENRQVLDPARPQRRVIGLDIDIRAHNRTAIEAHPMANRIDMIQGSSIAPEIVARVHEMAKGCRRVLVCLDSNHTYQHALAELDAYASLVSIGSYCVVFDTVIEDLPEDMYPDRPWGKGDNPKTAVHEYLKTHPEFEIDKSIEDKIMASVAPDGYLRRIR
- a CDS encoding c-type cytochrome, which codes for MKKIIHTWRFIILVLSIGVFSPATRAADLPPAKSGNEQLEAGRKIYNFRCYFCHGYSGNAKTVAASFLNPKPVDFTRADPARITPEYVVSVLRNGKPGTAMQPFRSVLSDKDMELLAAFVVDEFVQRKAPNTYYHTPENGWPNHQRYQAAFPFATGEIPSNRPWEELSAEQARGKRLFLASCVICHDRGGHNEAAWEATPLSYPRNNYSPSAPPPTLDAMSSASPYLLHEVAPKIADLTEQERNGEKLFQGNCAFCHAADGTGKNWIGSFLQPHPRNLRDPAFMETMTRTRLSATIHEGLPGTSMPAWKSVLNEDEISAIVAYVAKAFHPLPD
- a CDS encoding tetratricopeptide repeat protein, with the protein product MKKTNDRRHFQATSLLAQAQALSQTGRPGEALVALNRALEIRPDFAEALNDQGIVLARLMRFTEALARFDRALALKPDFALAHNNRGNTLQCLRRHNEAIASYSRALALNPNYAQAHNNRANSLQELRRYEEAINGYAQALRLKPDYPLVGGAILHTKMQLCSWSDLDKLVQSIGSEISAGRMAAHPFTLLAPPFSPSQQRKCAEIYTRQKFPALAPLSSSTRYSHDKIRIGYYSSDFHNHATAYLIAELFERHDRSRFEVIGFSCQRSPNDAMRQRLTAAFDRLLDVGDQSDHDIALLSRRMEIDIAIDLKGYTTEARTGIFAHRPASIQVSYLGYPGTMGADYIDYLIADGTVIPESHRQYYSEKIACLPHSYQVNDTKRAIAERVFTRKEVGLPENGFVFCCFNNNFKITPDLFDIWMRLLQQVPDSVLWLFEGDAGAAKNLRREAANRKISPERLVFAQRLELPEHLARHQLADLFLDTFYCNAHTTTSDALWAGLPVLTCLGETFAGRVAASLLNAVGLPELVMRSHAEYEKRALHLATHSAELAALKKRLMASRNTCPLFDTQLFTKHIEDAYVQMWQRHQNGLAPDHIRVEPVPEMSD